From Mycolicibacterium nivoides, a single genomic window includes:
- a CDS encoding TetR/AcrR family transcriptional regulator, producing MDHADDAAGAGATRERLVEAAVRLITRHGFAGTSLQMIADELGFTKAAIYYHFRTREQLLSAVVEPFLTRIQTVIEEAEGQRSAAGRADQMVRGYAELAVHNRALVSVLASDPSVNEALRNRPEWDGVISRQMALLTDVDPGPAGTVKAAMVFSGIAGGAGVAGEDTSDEDLSRYLIDAARRTLGLRAPRR from the coding sequence ATGGACCACGCCGACGACGCGGCCGGTGCGGGCGCCACCCGCGAGCGGCTCGTCGAAGCCGCCGTCCGGCTGATCACCCGCCACGGCTTCGCCGGCACATCGCTGCAGATGATCGCCGACGAACTGGGGTTCACCAAGGCGGCGATCTACTACCACTTCCGCACCCGCGAACAGTTGTTGAGCGCGGTGGTCGAACCGTTCCTGACCCGGATACAGACCGTGATCGAAGAAGCCGAGGGACAGCGCAGCGCAGCCGGCCGCGCCGATCAGATGGTGCGCGGCTACGCCGAACTGGCGGTCCACAACCGCGCCCTGGTGTCGGTCCTGGCCAGCGATCCGAGCGTGAACGAGGCGCTGCGGAACCGGCCGGAATGGGACGGCGTGATCAGCAGGCAGATGGCCCTGCTGACCGATGTCGATCCGGGCCCGGCCGGGACGGTCAAGGCCGCCATGGTGTTCTCCGGCATCGCCGGGGGCGCGGGCGTGGCCGGCGAGGACACCTCCGATGAGGACCTCTCCCGCTACCTGATCGACGCGGCGCGCCGCACCCTCGGCCTGCGGGCTCCCCGGCGCTGA
- a CDS encoding DUF2127 domain-containing protein encodes MVDFALRSCGLRGHATFAPDEPELRERLRVDTPVGEAWRCLRCETFVVGPPRGHGPADTAPEIPRGRLLRDRTIMRLLATERAVRGIVFVLLAVGILKVRESRSQLQDAFEKDVPLMRPLADQIGWNIDDSKIVRHIGEAFTLSSTTLLWIAAGVAAYALIEFTEAVGLWLMKRWGEYFAVIATGVFLPLEIYELTEKVTVLRLGALVINLAAVIWLLWSKRLFGINGGGVAYRAEHHTESLLSVERAGLAAPGVPHGRETDTPTESPRRTD; translated from the coding sequence ATGGTGGATTTCGCCCTGCGGTCATGCGGGCTGCGCGGGCACGCGACGTTCGCCCCCGATGAACCGGAACTGCGCGAACGGTTACGGGTGGACACGCCCGTCGGAGAGGCGTGGCGTTGCCTGCGGTGCGAGACGTTTGTGGTCGGTCCTCCCCGCGGTCACGGGCCTGCCGACACCGCACCGGAGATCCCCCGCGGCCGGCTGCTGCGCGACCGCACCATCATGCGGCTGCTCGCCACCGAGCGGGCTGTCCGCGGCATCGTCTTCGTACTGCTGGCAGTCGGCATCCTGAAAGTCCGTGAGTCACGGAGTCAGCTGCAGGACGCGTTCGAGAAGGACGTTCCGCTGATGCGGCCGCTGGCCGATCAAATCGGCTGGAACATCGACGATTCCAAGATCGTGCGACACATCGGCGAGGCGTTCACCCTGTCGTCGACCACCCTGCTGTGGATCGCCGCCGGTGTGGCCGCCTATGCCCTGATCGAGTTCACCGAGGCCGTGGGGCTGTGGCTGATGAAACGGTGGGGCGAGTACTTCGCGGTGATCGCCACCGGCGTGTTCCTGCCGCTGGAGATCTATGAGCTCACCGAGAAGGTGACCGTACTGCGCCTCGGTGCGCTGGTGATCAACCTGGCCGCGGTGATCTGGTTGCTCTGGAGCAAAAGGCTTTTCGGGATCAACGGCGGCGGCGTGGCCTACCGCGCCGAGCATCACACCGAGAGCCTGCTCAGTGTCGAGCGGGCCGGGTTGGCCGCTCCAGGTGTTCCTCACGGGCGCGAGACCGATACGCCGACGGAGTCTCCCCGCAGAACTGACTGA
- a CDS encoding amidohydrolase family protein gives MRPDDLILISIDDHVVEPPDMFLNHVPAKYKPEAPIVVTDDKGVDQWMYQGRPQGVSGLNAVVSWPAEEWGRDPAGFAEMRPGVYDVHERVRDMNRNGILASMCFPTFTGFSARHLNMHREEATLVMVSAYNDWHIDEWAGSYPGRFIPIAILPTWNPEAMCREIRRVAAKGCRAVTMPELPHLEGLPSYFDEDYWGPVFRTLSEENVVMCLHIGTGFGAISMAKDAPIDNLIILATQVSAMCAQDLLWGPAMRNYPDLKFAFSEGGIGWIPFYLDRSDRHYTNQKWLRRDFGDKLPSDVFREHSLACYVTDKTSLKLRHEIGIDIIAWECDYPHSDCFWPDAPEQVLAELNAAGASDSDINKITWENSARFFSWDPFKHTARDQASVGALRAKATDVDTSIRPRAEWARLYEQKQLTKA, from the coding sequence ATGCGCCCTGACGACCTGATCCTCATCAGCATCGACGACCACGTCGTCGAGCCGCCCGACATGTTCCTCAACCACGTGCCGGCAAAGTACAAGCCTGAGGCACCCATCGTGGTGACCGACGACAAGGGCGTCGACCAGTGGATGTATCAGGGCCGCCCGCAGGGGGTGTCGGGCCTGAACGCCGTGGTGTCCTGGCCGGCCGAGGAGTGGGGTCGCGACCCGGCCGGGTTCGCCGAGATGCGCCCGGGCGTGTACGACGTGCACGAGCGGGTCCGCGACATGAACCGCAACGGCATCCTGGCCTCGATGTGTTTCCCGACCTTCACAGGGTTCTCCGCACGCCACCTCAACATGCACCGCGAAGAGGCGACGCTGGTGATGGTGTCGGCCTACAACGACTGGCACATCGACGAGTGGGCCGGGTCGTACCCGGGCCGGTTCATCCCGATCGCGATCCTGCCGACGTGGAACCCCGAGGCCATGTGCCGCGAGATCCGCCGGGTCGCCGCCAAGGGCTGCCGGGCAGTCACCATGCCGGAACTGCCCCACCTGGAAGGACTTCCGAGCTACTTCGACGAGGACTACTGGGGCCCGGTCTTCCGGACCCTGTCCGAGGAGAACGTGGTGATGTGCCTGCACATCGGGACCGGCTTCGGCGCGATCTCGATGGCCAAGGACGCGCCGATCGACAATCTGATCATCCTGGCCACCCAGGTCTCGGCGATGTGCGCCCAGGACCTGTTGTGGGGACCGGCGATGCGCAACTACCCCGACCTCAAGTTCGCCTTCTCCGAGGGCGGAATCGGTTGGATTCCTTTCTATCTGGACCGCAGCGACCGCCACTACACCAACCAGAAGTGGCTGCGCCGCGACTTCGGCGACAAGCTGCCGTCCGACGTGTTCCGCGAGCACTCGCTGGCCTGCTACGTGACCGACAAGACCTCGCTGAAGCTGCGCCACGAGATCGGCATCGACATCATCGCCTGGGAGTGCGACTACCCGCACAGCGACTGCTTCTGGCCTGATGCGCCCGAGCAGGTGCTGGCCGAGCTGAATGCCGCGGGCGCGAGCGATTCCGACATCAACAAGATCACCTGGGAGAACTCGGCGCGGTTCTTCAGCTGGGATCCGTTCAAGCACACCGCGCGTGATCAGGCCTCCGTCGGCGCATTGCGCGCCAAGGCGACCGACGTCGACACCTCGATCCGTCCGCGCGCGGAGTGGGCCCGCCTCTACGAGCAGAAGCAGCTCACCAAGGCCTGA
- a CDS encoding AraC family transcriptional regulator has product MPRPVIELRRGGRALAGSYLYEGDGLITGWHSHEVHQIEYALHGVVEVETDAAHYLLPPQQAAWIPAGLQHQAVMNPDVKTVAVMFDPQLIADPGDRARIIAVSPLIREMMIYGLRWPVDRAHGDDTSDTFFRTLANLVADALDHEAPLSLPTTEHPIVAAALAHTKEHLASVTAEDVSRAVAVSERTLRRLFTETIGISWRTYLLHARMLRAMALLAGPDQSVQATATAVGFENLSSFTRCFSQFCGETPSAYRSRAREEHLERPTRPARH; this is encoded by the coding sequence ATGCCCAGGCCGGTCATCGAGCTGCGCCGGGGCGGTCGTGCGCTGGCCGGCAGCTACCTCTACGAGGGCGACGGGCTGATCACGGGCTGGCACTCCCACGAGGTACACCAGATCGAATACGCACTGCACGGCGTGGTCGAGGTGGAGACCGACGCCGCGCACTATCTGCTGCCGCCGCAGCAGGCCGCCTGGATTCCGGCCGGCCTGCAACACCAGGCGGTGATGAACCCCGACGTCAAAACCGTCGCGGTGATGTTCGATCCGCAGTTGATCGCCGATCCGGGGGACCGGGCCAGAATCATCGCGGTCTCTCCGCTGATCCGCGAGATGATGATCTACGGGCTGCGCTGGCCGGTCGACCGTGCGCACGGCGACGACACGTCCGATACGTTCTTCCGGACCCTGGCCAACCTCGTCGCCGACGCGCTCGATCACGAGGCGCCGCTGAGTCTGCCGACCACCGAGCACCCGATCGTGGCCGCCGCGCTGGCCCACACCAAGGAACACCTCGCCTCGGTGACCGCCGAGGATGTCAGCCGGGCCGTTGCGGTATCCGAGCGGACGTTGCGGCGCTTGTTCACCGAGACGATCGGAATCTCTTGGCGGACATACCTTCTGCATGCGCGGATGCTGCGGGCCATGGCGCTGCTGGCCGGGCCGGATCAGTCGGTGCAGGCCACTGCCACAGCCGTGGGATTCGAGAACCTCAGCTCGTTCACCCGATGCTTCAGTCAGTTCTGCGGGGAGACTCCGTCGGCGTATCGGTCTCGCGCCCGTGAGGAACACCTGGAGCGGCCAACCCGGCCCGCTCGACACTGA
- a CDS encoding MCE family protein, with protein sequence MAILLVAVLALTWMQFRGAFEEKTQLTVLSNRSGLSMDPGSKVTFNGVPIGRLTAVDVAEVDGEQQAKLTLDIKPKYLKLIPENVTAELKATTVFGNKYISFVAPDNPSPQRVSPSTPIRAAGVTTEFNTLFETITAISEQIDPIKLNETLTATAQALDGLGDKFGQSIVNGNDILADLNPRMPQIRRDISGLADLGEVYANAAPDLFDGLTNAVTTARTLNQQRGNLDQALVAAVGFGNTGGDIFERGGPYLVRGAQDLLPVSAMLDRNSPALYCMIHNYAEAAPKFAQQTRNGYGFELQDFLVGAPNAWVYPDNLPRVNATGGPEGRPGCWQPVTKDLWPAPYLVMDIGASIAPYNHFELGQPLVSEYVWGRQIGENTINP encoded by the coding sequence ATGGCCATTCTGCTGGTCGCGGTGCTGGCGTTGACGTGGATGCAGTTCCGGGGTGCGTTCGAGGAGAAGACGCAGCTCACCGTGCTGTCCAACCGATCCGGTCTGTCGATGGACCCGGGCTCGAAGGTCACCTTCAACGGGGTGCCCATCGGCCGGCTGACCGCCGTGGACGTGGCCGAGGTCGACGGCGAGCAGCAGGCCAAATTGACCCTGGACATCAAGCCCAAGTACCTGAAGCTGATCCCGGAGAACGTGACCGCCGAGCTGAAGGCCACGACGGTGTTCGGCAACAAGTACATCTCGTTCGTCGCCCCGGACAATCCGTCGCCGCAGCGGGTCTCCCCGTCCACCCCGATCCGGGCCGCGGGTGTGACCACGGAGTTCAACACCCTTTTCGAGACCATCACCGCGATCTCCGAGCAGATCGACCCGATCAAGCTCAACGAGACCCTGACCGCCACCGCCCAAGCCCTCGACGGCCTGGGTGACAAGTTCGGCCAGTCGATCGTCAACGGCAACGACATCCTGGCCGACCTCAACCCGCGCATGCCCCAGATCCGCCGCGACATCTCCGGACTGGCCGACCTGGGCGAGGTCTACGCCAACGCGGCCCCCGACCTGTTCGACGGCCTGACCAACGCGGTCACCACCGCCCGCACCCTCAACCAGCAGCGCGGGAACCTGGACCAGGCCCTGGTGGCGGCGGTCGGCTTCGGCAACACCGGCGGCGACATCTTCGAGCGCGGCGGCCCCTATCTGGTCCGCGGCGCCCAGGACCTGCTGCCGGTCAGCGCGATGCTCGACCGCAACAGCCCGGCGCTGTACTGCATGATCCACAACTACGCCGAGGCCGCCCCGAAGTTCGCCCAGCAGACCCGCAACGGCTACGGGTTCGAGCTGCAGGACTTCCTGGTCGGCGCCCCCAACGCGTGGGTGTATCCGGACAACCTGCCCCGGGTCAACGCCACCGGTGGTCCCGAGGGGCGGCCCGGCTGCTGGCAGCCCGTCACCAAGGACCTCTGGCCGGCCCCGTATCTGGTCATGGACATCGGTGCCTCGATCGCGCCGTACAACCACTTCGAACTCGGCCAGCCGCTGGTGTCCGAGTATGTGTGGGGCCGCCAGATCGGCGAGAACACGATCAACCCGTAG
- a CDS encoding DMT family transporter: protein MLGNSLAVLFALCAAVFAAVGIVVRQRATMDVPPEKGVSTVMLRTLLRRRLWWAGTASAVAGYAFQALALGFGSLLLVQPVLVSALLFALPLSARLAHRRVSRAEWLWALLLTGALTVFVALARASTGTYGVSVATTVTVVVVCAAAVGLCVLAATRSSDWRRAVLLALAVGVMFGVVAVLTKIVMHTIAVDGVLAVLTTPALYLVVTLGVVATLLQQSAFHAGSLQTSVPTMLVLEPVVAVVLGSVVLGEHLSITGWEPVALSVAIGAMAAATIALGRDEGAYEEKLEAELETKTAGQHVQTAGEDR, encoded by the coding sequence TTGCTCGGCAACAGTCTTGCGGTGCTCTTCGCCCTGTGCGCAGCGGTCTTCGCGGCTGTCGGCATTGTGGTGCGACAGCGCGCCACCATGGACGTTCCGCCCGAGAAGGGTGTCAGCACAGTCATGCTGCGCACGCTGCTGCGCCGCAGGTTGTGGTGGGCGGGAACCGCGTCCGCGGTGGCCGGGTACGCGTTCCAGGCGCTGGCGCTCGGATTCGGCTCGCTGCTGCTCGTCCAACCGGTGCTCGTATCGGCGTTGTTGTTCGCGCTTCCGCTCAGCGCCCGGCTGGCCCACCGCCGGGTCAGCCGTGCCGAATGGCTGTGGGCCCTGCTGCTGACCGGGGCTCTGACCGTGTTCGTCGCGCTGGCCAGGGCCAGCACCGGAACCTATGGGGTGTCGGTGGCCACCACGGTCACCGTCGTCGTGGTGTGCGCGGCCGCGGTCGGCCTGTGTGTCCTGGCCGCCACGCGGAGCTCCGACTGGCGCCGCGCGGTGCTGCTGGCACTCGCGGTCGGCGTGATGTTCGGCGTCGTCGCGGTGCTGACCAAGATCGTGATGCACACGATCGCCGTGGACGGTGTCCTCGCCGTGCTGACCACGCCCGCCCTGTACCTGGTGGTGACACTCGGGGTCGTCGCGACGCTGCTGCAGCAGTCGGCATTTCACGCCGGATCGCTGCAAACCTCGGTGCCGACCATGCTGGTACTCGAGCCCGTGGTGGCGGTGGTGCTCGGCTCTGTCGTATTGGGTGAGCACCTGTCGATCACCGGTTGGGAACCGGTGGCCCTGTCGGTGGCGATCGGTGCGATGGCCGCAGCGACCATCGCACTGGGCCGTGACGAGGGCGCCTACGAGGAGAAGCTCGAGGCCGAGCTGGAGACCAAGACGGCCGGGCAGCACGTCCAGACGGCAGGCGAGGACCGCTAG
- a CDS encoding O-methyltransferase: MTTLNDDRVARALERMYTASAEQFKKMREDGSRRFADLSNATAQERADALSDIYMPVTPEAGRLLYSLVRATKPAVVVEFGMSFGLSALHLASAVRDNGTGRVFTTELSAAKIAAAKQTFAETGLDDVITVLEGDALETLKSVTGDIGFVLLDGWKELYLPVLKLLEPQLTTGALLVADNTSMADTQPYLDHVREPANGYVSVNFLARDSDSMELSCRT; this comes from the coding sequence ATGACTACCCTTAACGATGACAGGGTCGCACGGGCCCTGGAGCGGATGTACACCGCATCCGCCGAACAGTTCAAGAAAATGCGTGAGGACGGGTCCCGCCGGTTCGCCGACCTCTCCAATGCCACCGCCCAGGAACGTGCCGATGCGCTCAGCGACATCTACATGCCGGTCACGCCGGAGGCCGGCCGCCTGTTGTACTCGCTGGTGCGTGCCACCAAGCCCGCGGTCGTGGTCGAGTTCGGGATGTCGTTCGGTCTCTCGGCGCTGCACCTGGCATCTGCTGTGCGGGACAACGGAACTGGGCGGGTTTTCACCACCGAGCTCAGCGCCGCCAAGATCGCCGCGGCCAAGCAGACCTTCGCCGAGACCGGCCTCGACGACGTCATCACCGTGCTCGAAGGCGATGCGCTGGAGACACTGAAGTCGGTGACCGGCGACATCGGCTTCGTCCTGCTCGACGGCTGGAAGGAGCTCTACCTGCCGGTGCTCAAGCTCCTGGAGCCTCAGCTCACCACGGGCGCGCTGCTGGTCGCGGACAACACGTCGATGGCCGACACCCAGCCCTATCTGGACCATGTTCGTGAGCCCGCCAACGGGTATGTCAGCGTGAACTTCCTGGCCCGCGACAGCGACAGCATGGAGCTCAGCTGCCGCACTTAG
- a CDS encoding SDR family NAD(P)-dependent oxidoreductase: MTTPQQKTALVTGGASGIGKAITDRLAADGYRVATLDLNSTGAEYSYAADVTDRAQVDAAFKAVREQLGPVTILVNSAGLSDFTPFTDLTFERWQKVIDVNLNGVFHVVQAALPDMIEAGWGRIVNISSSSTHSGVPYMSDYVAAKSAVNGLTKSLALEFGPAGITVNAVPPGFIDTPMLRAAESRGELGDIRDTIKATPVRRMGKPEDIAATCSFLISEEAGYITGQIVGVNGGRNT; this comes from the coding sequence ATGACCACCCCGCAGCAGAAGACAGCGTTGGTGACCGGAGGCGCATCCGGAATCGGCAAGGCGATCACCGACCGCCTCGCCGCCGACGGATACCGGGTCGCCACCCTCGACCTCAACTCGACCGGGGCCGAGTACTCCTACGCCGCCGACGTCACCGACCGGGCCCAGGTCGATGCCGCCTTCAAGGCGGTCCGCGAGCAGTTGGGCCCCGTCACGATCCTGGTCAATTCGGCCGGTCTCAGCGATTTCACGCCGTTCACCGACCTCACCTTCGAGCGCTGGCAGAAGGTCATCGACGTCAATCTCAACGGCGTCTTCCATGTCGTGCAGGCCGCCCTGCCCGACATGATCGAGGCCGGCTGGGGCCGCATCGTCAACATCTCGTCGTCGAGCACGCACTCCGGTGTCCCGTACATGTCCGACTACGTGGCCGCCAAGTCCGCCGTCAACGGGCTGACCAAGTCGCTGGCGCTGGAATTCGGTCCGGCCGGGATCACAGTCAACGCCGTACCGCCGGGTTTCATCGACACGCCGATGCTGCGCGCCGCGGAATCCCGGGGCGAACTCGGCGACATTCGCGACACCATCAAGGCCACGCCGGTGCGCCGAATGGGCAAGCCCGAGGACATTGCCGCCACGTGTTCATTCTTGATCTCAGAAGAAGCCGGCTATATCACCGGCCAGATCGTCGGCGTGAACGGCGGTCGCAATACCTGA
- a CDS encoding histidine phosphatase family protein, whose amino-acid sequence MGRLHILGAVIALVFATLLAPTAAAGGYRTITLTFVRHAQSAGNASGLIDSSTPGPSLTDLGRTQAVASAQRLASHHYDGIFASTMVRTQQTAQPMADTLHEPITVLPGLHEVEAGVYEGQPEASAVQTYFAAPEQWLRGDRSARIPGSIDGNEFDARFDGAVQQIYDSGDDNPVAYSHGAAIMLWVQMNVGNPNPQLLMQHPLDNTGYVVIKGNPTDGWTLTDWDGAGS is encoded by the coding sequence ATGGGTCGGCTACACATCCTGGGCGCGGTGATTGCGCTCGTCTTCGCGACCCTGCTGGCGCCGACGGCGGCCGCGGGCGGCTATCGGACGATCACCCTGACCTTCGTCCGGCACGCCCAGTCGGCGGGCAATGCCTCGGGACTGATCGACAGCTCCACCCCGGGCCCGTCGCTCACGGACCTGGGCCGGACCCAGGCCGTCGCCAGCGCACAGCGGCTCGCGTCCCACCACTACGACGGCATCTTCGCCTCGACCATGGTCCGGACCCAGCAGACCGCCCAGCCCATGGCGGACACCCTCCACGAGCCGATCACCGTGCTGCCCGGGCTCCATGAGGTCGAGGCAGGCGTCTACGAGGGTCAACCCGAGGCGAGCGCGGTCCAGACGTACTTCGCGGCACCGGAGCAGTGGTTGCGCGGGGATCGAAGCGCCCGGATACCCGGTTCGATCGACGGCAACGAGTTCGACGCCCGGTTCGACGGGGCGGTGCAACAGATCTACGACAGCGGCGACGACAACCCCGTCGCGTACTCGCACGGCGCCGCGATCATGTTGTGGGTCCAGATGAACGTCGGCAATCCCAATCCCCAACTGCTGATGCAACACCCGCTGGACAACACCGGCTACGTCGTCATCAAGGGCAATCCGACCGACGGCTGGACCCTGACCGACTGGGACGGGGCCGGAAGCTAG
- a CDS encoding ABC transporter ATP-binding protein, whose translation MIRTLIALIPANRRGKVGIYTALTLVSVVIRAAGTVLLIPLVAALFSDAPRDALPWLGWLTAATVIGWIVDTATSRLGFDLGFALLDHTQHDVADRLPSIRMDWLGGDGGANTANARQAIAATGPELVGMVVNLLTPLIGAILLPAAIALALLVISVPLGLAALAGVVILLGAFWASGRLSRKADAVADETNRAFTERIIEFARTQQALRAARRVEPARSMVGDALAAQHGAGMRLLLMQVPGQLLFSLASQLALLILAGTATFLTVRGTLGVPEAIAMIVVAARYLEPFTSLSELAPAIESTRATLDRIRAVLDAPVMVTGTATLTANSAPRIEFDGVTFGYGTTPVLQDISFVLEPGGTTAIVGPSGSGKSTILSLIAGLHQPSVGRVLIDGVDTAQMDTETRRAATSVVFQHPYLFDGTIRDNILVGDPDADAGQLATAARLARVDELTGRLPDGDGTKVGEAGTALSGGERQRVSIARALVKPAPVLLVDEATSALDTENEAAVVDALTADERSRTRVIVAHRLASIRHADRVLFLDGGQIVEDGSIEELLAAHGRFDEFWNQQREAADWQITH comes from the coding sequence ATGATCCGCACCCTGATCGCCCTCATCCCGGCCAACCGCCGCGGCAAGGTCGGCATCTACACCGCGCTCACGCTGGTCTCCGTGGTGATCCGTGCGGCGGGCACGGTGCTGCTGATTCCCCTCGTGGCAGCGTTGTTCAGCGACGCGCCGCGCGACGCGCTGCCGTGGCTGGGCTGGCTCACCGCCGCGACCGTCATCGGCTGGATCGTCGACACCGCGACCTCGCGGCTCGGATTCGACCTCGGCTTCGCGCTGCTCGATCACACCCAGCACGACGTGGCCGACCGGCTGCCCAGCATCCGGATGGACTGGCTGGGTGGCGACGGCGGCGCGAACACCGCCAATGCCCGCCAGGCCATCGCAGCCACCGGACCCGAACTGGTCGGCATGGTGGTCAACCTGCTGACCCCGCTGATCGGCGCGATTCTGCTGCCAGCGGCCATCGCGCTTGCCCTGCTGGTCATCTCGGTCCCGCTCGGGCTGGCCGCACTGGCCGGCGTGGTGATCCTGCTCGGGGCGTTCTGGGCCTCGGGCCGGCTGAGCCGCAAGGCAGACGCGGTGGCCGACGAGACCAACCGGGCATTCACCGAACGCATCATCGAGTTCGCCCGCACCCAGCAGGCGCTGCGCGCGGCCCGACGGGTCGAGCCGGCCCGCAGCATGGTCGGCGACGCCTTGGCCGCGCAGCACGGTGCCGGCATGCGACTGCTGCTGATGCAGGTGCCGGGACAGCTGCTGTTCAGTCTGGCCAGCCAGCTGGCCCTGCTGATCCTGGCCGGGACGGCCACCTTCCTGACGGTGCGCGGCACCCTCGGTGTGCCCGAGGCGATCGCGATGATCGTCGTCGCCGCGCGCTACCTCGAGCCGTTCACGTCACTGTCGGAACTGGCCCCGGCGATCGAATCCACCCGGGCCACACTCGACCGGATCCGCGCGGTGCTGGACGCCCCGGTGATGGTCACCGGCACGGCCACGTTGACCGCGAACAGCGCGCCCCGGATCGAATTCGATGGTGTCACTTTCGGTTACGGAACCACCCCGGTGCTGCAGGACATCAGCTTCGTCCTGGAGCCCGGTGGCACCACCGCGATCGTCGGGCCGTCCGGCTCGGGGAAGAGCACCATCCTGTCGCTCATCGCGGGTTTGCACCAACCGAGCGTCGGTCGGGTGTTGATCGACGGCGTCGACACGGCCCAGATGGACACCGAAACCCGCAGGGCGGCAACGAGTGTGGTGTTCCAGCATCCCTATCTGTTCGACGGGACGATCCGGGACAACATCCTGGTCGGCGATCCGGATGCCGATGCCGGGCAACTCGCCACCGCGGCGCGGCTGGCTCGCGTGGACGAGTTGACCGGGCGGTTGCCCGACGGGGACGGCACCAAGGTGGGTGAGGCCGGCACGGCGCTGTCGGGCGGTGAGCGGCAGCGGGTCAGCATCGCCCGTGCCCTGGTCAAGCCGGCGCCCGTGCTGCTGGTGGACGAGGCGACCAGTGCCCTGGACACCGAGAACGAGGCGGCGGTGGTCGATGCCCTGACCGCCGATGAGCGGTCGCGGACCCGGGTGATCGTCGCGCATCGGCTGGCAAGTATCCGGCACGCGGACCGGGTGCTGTTCCTCGACGGCGGACAGATCGTCGAGGACGGCAGCATCGAGGAACTGCTGGCCGCGCACGGACGCTTTGACGAGTTCTGGAACCAGCAGCGCGAGGCCGCGGACTGGCAGATCACGCACTAG
- a CDS encoding cytochrome P450: MLTTSQVVFDPFSADFFNGPYETYRRMREEAPVYYSAEYDFYALTRHADVAFAFKDFETYSSAYGVDLAMVRTGQKVPAKMIISMDPPEHRHMRSLVNKVFTPRAIGALRGMVSQQIDRYLAGVDPQEFDVVADFSAFFPVEVITAMLGVPAELRQQVRLWIDEQLHREPGQIEVSEAGVEAMAQTWLMYYDLIKQRRAEPRDDMISRLISAEIEREDGELTRLRNSEIAGFATLLGGAGAETVTKLVGAAVVMFARHPEQWQRLREDRGKIPAAIEELLRYEAPAQYNVRRSQREIHLHGVTIPEGKPVFLVGGSANRDPEAWTDPDTFDIDRDRTEAQNLGFGYGIHSCLGAALARLECSIALDRLLDFMPRYEVAWDRCERVSMQNVAGWAHVPVRVLR, from the coding sequence ATGTTGACGACGTCGCAGGTGGTGTTCGACCCGTTCTCGGCGGACTTCTTCAACGGTCCGTACGAGACGTATCGGCGCATGCGGGAGGAAGCGCCGGTCTATTACAGCGCCGAGTACGACTTCTACGCGCTGACCAGGCATGCCGATGTGGCCTTCGCGTTCAAGGACTTCGAGACGTACTCGTCGGCGTACGGCGTCGATCTCGCCATGGTGCGGACCGGGCAGAAAGTGCCGGCGAAGATGATCATCTCGATGGATCCGCCCGAGCACCGGCACATGCGCAGCCTGGTCAACAAGGTGTTCACACCGAGGGCCATCGGTGCCCTGCGGGGCATGGTGTCGCAGCAGATCGACCGCTATCTCGCGGGCGTCGATCCACAGGAATTCGATGTGGTCGCCGACTTTTCGGCGTTCTTCCCGGTCGAGGTCATCACCGCGATGCTCGGGGTCCCCGCGGAGCTACGCCAGCAGGTGCGGCTGTGGATCGACGAGCAGCTGCACCGCGAGCCGGGTCAGATCGAGGTGTCCGAGGCCGGCGTCGAGGCGATGGCCCAGACCTGGCTGATGTACTACGACCTGATCAAACAGCGCCGTGCCGAGCCGCGTGACGACATGATCAGCCGGTTGATCTCCGCCGAGATCGAGCGTGAGGACGGTGAGCTGACCCGCCTGCGCAATTCCGAGATCGCCGGCTTCGCCACCCTTCTCGGCGGTGCCGGAGCGGAGACCGTGACCAAGCTGGTCGGCGCGGCCGTGGTGATGTTCGCCCGCCACCCCGAACAATGGCAGCGCCTGCGCGAGGACCGCGGCAAGATCCCGGCCGCGATCGAGGAGCTGCTTCGCTACGAGGCCCCGGCCCAGTACAACGTGCGTCGCTCGCAGCGGGAGATTCACCTGCACGGCGTGACGATTCCCGAGGGCAAACCGGTGTTCCTGGTCGGCGGCTCGGCCAACCGTGACCCCGAGGCGTGGACGGACCCCGACACTTTCGACATCGACAGGGACCGCACCGAAGCCCAGAACCTCGGATTCGGATACGGGATCCACAGCTGCCTCGGCGCGGCGCTGGCGAGGCTGGAATGCAGTATCGCCCTGGACCGGCTCCTCGACTTCATGCCCCGCTACGAGGTGGCCTGGGACCGGTGCGAACGGGTGAGCATGCAGAACGTCGCCGGATGGGCACATGTGCCGGTGCGGGTGCTGCGATGA